A genomic window from Solanum dulcamara chromosome 11, daSolDulc1.2, whole genome shotgun sequence includes:
- the LOC129875027 gene encoding uncharacterized protein LOC129875027: protein MLRGKPADGYRQLPVYIHILKTVYPNSYISMHKSSTDEFMYLFIALRPLMRGFQFCRPVVVVDGAHLDGPYKGTFVSASTLDGAGCILPLAYGIVDTENDSSWTWFFQNFKNAFGERDNMCVVSDRNESIIKSVSMVFPNVPHFACIWHI from the exons ATGTTAAGGGGAAAACCTGCTGATGGATATAGACAGCTGcctgtatatatacatattctaaaaaccgtatatccaaattcgtacataagtatgcacaagtcatcaactgatgaattcatgtatttgttcatagcgttaaggcccttgatgagggggtttcagttttgtcgaccagtagttgttgttgacggtgcacatcttgatggaccttataaagggaCGTTTGTATCAGCTAGCACACTTGATGGGGCAG gtTGCATATTGCCGTTGGCGTATGGTATTGTTGATACGGAAAATGATTCATCATGGACGTGGTTTTTTCAGAATTTCAAGAATGCATTTGGAGAGAGggacaatatgtgtgttgtatcagataggaacgaaagcataatcaagagtgtaagcatggtatttcccaatgttcctcattttgcatgcatatggcaTATATGA
- the LOC129872919 gene encoding metal transporter Nramp3-like: MLPHDDEQHQRLLDSNEEESAYEFSDKVHIIGVDEEPDDEDFTKAPPFSWKKLWSFTGPGFLMSIAFLDPGNLEGDLQAGAIAGYSLLWLLFWATAMGLLVQLLAARLGVATSRHLAELCRDEYPKWARLLLWIMTELALIGADIQEVIGSAIAIKILSRGFLPLWSGVVITALDCFVFLFLENYGVRKLEALFAVLIAVMAVSFAWMFGETKPNGVELLVGVVVPKLSSKTIKQAVGIVGCVIMPHNVFLHSALVQSRDIDNRKVGRVREALKYYSIESTIALAISFIINLFVTTVFAKSFYGSEIANSIGLENAGQYLQEKYGGGSFPILYIWAIGLLAAGQSSTITGTYAGQFIMGGFLHMRLKKWQRALITRSCAILPTLMVALAFDTSEKSLDVLNEWLNVLQSVQIPFALIPLLCLVSREEIMGVFKIGSTVKVISWLVAVLVMLINGYLLMDTLSSAVSGVLFTSVVIAFTGAYIAFIVYLISCGVTFSNWFVKNKSISSIDN, encoded by the exons atgcttCCACATGATGATGAACAACACCAGCGATTACTCGATTCCAACGAGGAAGAATCAGCCTATGAATTTTCCGACAAAGTCCATATTATCGGAGTCGACGAAGAACCCGATGATGAAGATTTCACCAAAGCTCCTCCTTTTTCCTGGAAAAAGCTATGGTCTTTTACTGGGCCGGGTTTCTTGATGAGTATAGCCTTTTTGGATCCGGGTAATCTTGAAGGAGATCTTCAGGCAGGGGCTATCGCTGGGTATTCTCTGTTATGGCTACTCTTTTGGGCTACGGCTATGGGACTACTTGTTCAGCTTTTAGCGGCTCGTTTGGGAGTGGCTACCTCTAGACATTTGGCTGAGCTTTGTAGGGATGAGTATCCTAAATGGGCTAGATTGCTTTTGTGGATCATGACTGAATTGGCTCTAATTGGGGCTGATATTCAGGAGGTTATTGGAAGTGCTATTGCTATAAAGATTTTGAGTCGAGGGTTCTTGCCTCTCTGGTCTGGTGTCGTCATCACTGCTCTCGAttg CTTTGTATTCTTATTTCTTGAGAATTATGGAGTGAGGAAGCTGGAAGCACTCTTTGCCGTCCTTATTGCAGTTATGGCGGTCTCATTTGCGTGGATGTTTGGAGAAACGAAACCTAATGGAGTTGAACTTCTTGTTG GTGTGGTGGTTCCAAAACTGAGCTCCAAGACAATAAAGCAGGCAGTGGGAATTGTAGGGTGTGTTATCATGCCTCACAATGTGTTTCTACATTCTGCTCTAGTGCAGTCTAGAGACATTGACAACCGTAAGGTTGGCAGAGTTCGAGAAGCACTTAAATACTACTCCATAGAGTCGACAATTGCCTTGGCAATTTCATTCATTATCAATCTGTTTGTTACAACAGTGTTCGCAAAGTCATTTTATGGTAGTGAAATAGCCAATAGCATTGGCCTAGAAAATGCTGGTCAATATCTTCAGGAAAAGTATGGTGGGGGATCGTTCCCCATCCTTTATATTTGGGCTATTGGATTGTTGGCTGCTGGACAGAGTAGTACTATAACTGGTACTTATGCTGGACAATTTATTATGGGAGGTTTTCTACATATGAGGTTGAAAAAATGGCAGAGAGCGTTAATAACAAGAAGTTGTGCTATCCTCCCAACTCTGATGGTTGCTCTTGCTTTTGACACCTCTGAGAAATCATTAGATGTTCTCAACGAGTGGCTCAATGTTCTTCAGTCTGTCCAAATCCCTTTTGCCCTGATCCCCCTTCTTTGTCTTGTATCCAGAGAAGAAATCATGGGTGTTTTCAAGATTGGCTCTACTGTGAAG GTGATATCATGGCTAGTTGCTGTGCTGGTTATGCTGATTAATGGCTATCTTTTGATGGACACCTTATCTTCTGCAGTCAGTGGTGTGTTGTTTACATCTGTTGTAATTGCATTTACGGGTGCATACATTGCCTTCATTGTTTACCTCATTTCATGTGGAGTTACCTTCTCCAATTGGTTTGTAAAAAACAAGAGTATCTCGAGCATAGATAATTGA
- the LOC129873283 gene encoding E3 ubiquitin-protein ligase APD1 gives MSSNQVLVPGPIQLNFSQYHILVSSSQEDEDQRQAALEYFLNVAVYSSVILVLLMVVALLIKLLGVCDGEMARNDDTIRRETDRLISKASASLTYGTCDEDDLESGNCSRSSSSDDLYDENICIVCYDKKRNCFFIPCGHCATCHSCAKRITEEENKNCPICRRVIRRVRRVLLA, from the exons ATGTCTTCCAATCAAGTACTAGTACCAGGTCcaattcaactcaatttcaGTCAATACCACATCCTGGTCTCCTCAAGCCAG GAAGATGAAGATCAACGACAGGCTGCATTAGAGTACTTTCTTAATGTGGCCGTTTACTCCTCTGTTATCC TGGTGTTGCTGATGGTTGTGGCGTTGCTAATCAAATTACTTGGAGTTTGTGATGGGGAAATGGCAAGAAATGACGATACTATACGAAGAGAGACGGACAGATTAATATCGAAAGCGAGTGCTTCTTTGACATACGGAACGTGTGATGAAGATGATTTGGAATCGGGAAATTGCAGTCGTTCTAGTTCATCAGATGATTTGTATGATGAAAACATATGCATAGTTTGCTATGACAAGAAACGAAATTGCTTCTTTATTCCTTGTGGCCATTGTGCTACTTGTCACTCATGTGCCAAGAG GATTACAGAGGAAGAAAATAAGAACTGCCCAATTTGCCGGAGAGTAATTCGGAGAGTAAGAAGAGTGCTGCTTGCATAA